The following are encoded in a window of Thermoanaerobacter ethanolicus JW 200 genomic DNA:
- a CDS encoding YwmB family TATA-box binding protein: MVKRIIIGIIIFTVLFSLSVQRQAFLSFDDNVELVKMTFLNTGAKYEYANINAWAKINNDFTSFYKINEYVEIAIKNMNINKQKTKISRIEENNFRQVEVEYTENTRHINIAVQSLKNGSKSETYMLIDEYLINGYDNALKEKALINNTFKIFKIKPKVTVCFVGTFKGKLNKEKNSSIVKLVLDKLHAQKVEGMEDENIISVSAYSSKLKEYIKLGSEKINLNVAIRYSSFDDKTYLWVATPIIAIEY, encoded by the coding sequence ATGGTTAAGAGGATAATTATAGGAATAATAATTTTTACAGTTTTATTTTCATTGAGTGTCCAAAGACAAGCTTTTCTTTCTTTTGATGATAATGTAGAACTTGTAAAGATGACTTTCTTAAATACGGGTGCAAAATATGAATATGCAAATATAAACGCATGGGCAAAGATTAACAATGATTTTACATCTTTTTACAAAATAAATGAATATGTCGAAATAGCGATAAAAAACATGAATATCAATAAGCAAAAAACCAAAATATCTCGCATTGAAGAAAACAATTTTAGACAAGTGGAAGTGGAATATACGGAAAACACTAGACATATAAACATAGCAGTTCAAAGTTTAAAAAATGGTTCAAAGAGCGAAACTTATATGTTAATAGACGAATATCTTATTAACGGTTATGACAATGCTTTAAAAGAGAAGGCACTTATAAATAATACTTTTAAAATATTCAAGATAAAACCTAAGGTAACAGTATGTTTTGTCGGAACTTTTAAAGGTAAGTTGAATAAAGAAAAAAATAGTAGTATAGTTAAATTAGTACTTGACAAATTACATGCACAAAAAGTAGAAGGAATGGAAGATGAAAACATAATAAGTGTTTCTGCTTATTCGAGCAAATTAAAAGAATATATTAAATTAGGAAGTGAAAAAATAAATTTAAACGTAGCAATAAGATATAGTTCTTTTGATGATAAGACTTATTTGTGGGTTGCAACACCTATTATAGCTATAGAATATTAA
- the murA gene encoding UDP-N-acetylglucosamine 1-carboxyvinyltransferase, with protein sequence MIKTKFIVEKSPPLKGSVKISGAKNSVLPIIAASLLSSGEIVLDDIPTLEDVNVMIELIKHFGAICEFENEKLKIKVDIKDVEAPYDLVKKMRASFLVMGPILARLGHAKISMPGGCAIGSRPIDLHLKGFQTLGADITIGHGYVEARAKKLTGKKIYLDFPSVGATENIMMAAVFAEGVTIIENAAEEPEIVDLANFLNKMGANIKGAGTDTIRIEGVKELKGAEHTVIPDRIEAGTFMVAAAMTGGNVLIENVIVDHVRSIIAKLTECGIKITEEPKGLRVKGIKNYKAVDIKTLPYPGFPTDMQAQMMAMMTVAKGTSVIIETVFENRFMHVDELKRMGANIKIEGRSAVVTGVEHLTGAEVKATDLRAGAALVLAGLIAEGKTEINDIYHIDRGYVKMEEKLKNLGAIIYRK encoded by the coding sequence GTGATAAAAACGAAATTTATTGTTGAAAAAAGTCCACCCCTTAAAGGAAGTGTAAAAATAAGTGGAGCTAAAAATTCTGTATTACCTATAATTGCCGCTTCTTTATTATCATCAGGAGAAATAGTGCTAGACGACATACCTACTTTAGAGGATGTCAATGTCATGATAGAGTTAATTAAGCATTTTGGTGCTATATGTGAATTTGAAAATGAGAAATTAAAGATAAAAGTGGATATTAAAGATGTAGAAGCCCCATATGATTTGGTGAAGAAAATGAGAGCATCGTTTTTGGTGATGGGACCTATACTTGCTAGGCTTGGGCATGCTAAAATTTCTATGCCAGGTGGGTGTGCTATTGGTTCTCGCCCAATAGATTTGCATTTGAAAGGATTTCAAACTTTGGGAGCAGATATTACTATAGGACATGGTTATGTAGAAGCACGAGCTAAAAAATTGACAGGCAAAAAAATTTATTTAGATTTTCCAAGTGTTGGAGCTACAGAAAACATCATGATGGCGGCAGTTTTTGCAGAAGGAGTTACTATAATAGAAAATGCTGCGGAAGAGCCGGAAATTGTTGACCTTGCCAATTTTCTCAACAAGATGGGAGCGAATATTAAGGGTGCTGGTACAGATACAATAAGAATTGAAGGAGTAAAAGAGCTAAAAGGGGCTGAGCATACTGTCATACCAGATAGAATTGAAGCGGGGACCTTTATGGTAGCAGCTGCAATGACTGGAGGAAATGTTCTTATAGAAAATGTCATAGTGGATCACGTCAGGTCTATAATTGCGAAATTAACAGAATGCGGAATTAAGATAACAGAAGAACCTAAAGGACTGCGAGTCAAAGGAATTAAAAATTATAAAGCGGTGGACATAAAAACTCTTCCTTATCCAGGCTTTCCTACAGATATGCAAGCTCAAATGATGGCTATGATGACAGTGGCAAAAGGGACAAGCGTTATAATAGAAACAGTTTTTGAAAATAGATTTATGCATGTGGATGAGCTAAAGCGTATGGGGGCAAATATAAAGATAGAAGGAAGAAGTGCTGTTGTTACAGGAGTAGAACATTTGACAGGTGCAGAAGTTAAAGCAACGGATTTAAGGGCGGGAGCAGCCTTAGTATTGGCTGGACTTATTGCAGAAGGTAAAACTGAAATAAATGATATTTATCATATTGACAGAGGCTATGTAAAAATGGAAGAAAAGTTAAAAAATCTTGGAGCAATAATATATAGGAAATAG
- a CDS encoding OPT family oligopeptide transporter — MAKAQGSEKRKLSHDAYGGVHGSEYIPFIPADKALPELTAVAVIVGSLFAILFAAANAYLGLKAGMTISAAIPAAVLATALLKGVFKRDSILESNLVMAIAATGESLAGGIIFTLPAIILWGFEDQFTLIRIVFVVLVGGLLGALFVIPLRRYLTVEEHGKLIYPEGMAAAEVLVTSNQGGTGFMTVLSGMLVGGIYKLLSGGFGIWSENPSWVIKRFESTEVGVNVLASLMGVGFIVGLDVALYMLAGSVLAWLGLIPLIKFFGAGLTTPVYPATDLIKDMSAGAIWSKYIRYIGAGGVLAGGFISLIKALPTIVKAFRESMVGLGMKGKDVKRTDIDVSLTWVIFGAAFVFFVAWLAPSLGVTALGSLLAILFAFFFAVVSARITGLVGVSNNPVSGMTIATLLIVTSALKLIGVVGNEGMVIAITIGGIVCVATAIAGANAQSLKTTFIIGGTPKYVEIFTYVGIIAASVFAGLILILLNNAYGFGSKDIPAPQATIMSMVVKGIMTGDLPWTFIIAGVFMGIMAEMMHVPVLPFALGLYLPFELSAAIAVGGIIRWIVDQRYRKNEKLQKEKVEKGILIASGLVAGDALMGLIIAAFVALKINIDFASNWITNTSSFAPWFSLIMFLLVGLFLYLYTCKNDKEEA, encoded by the coding sequence ATGGCCAAAGCACAAGGTTCAGAAAAGAGAAAATTGTCTCATGATGCTTACGGTGGAGTGCATGGTAGTGAATATATTCCCTTTATACCGGCAGATAAAGCACTTCCAGAACTTACAGCTGTGGCAGTCATAGTTGGCAGCTTATTTGCTATACTTTTTGCTGCTGCAAATGCCTACTTAGGTTTAAAAGCTGGGATGACAATTAGTGCCGCTATCCCGGCTGCAGTATTAGCAACGGCTTTATTAAAAGGTGTTTTTAAGCGAGATAGCATATTAGAGTCAAACTTAGTGATGGCTATTGCTGCAACAGGTGAAAGCCTGGCGGGTGGCATCATATTTACTCTTCCTGCTATTATTTTGTGGGGATTCGAGGACCAATTTACTTTAATTAGAATTGTTTTTGTCGTTTTAGTAGGTGGACTTTTAGGTGCTTTATTTGTAATTCCTTTAAGAAGATATTTGACAGTTGAAGAACATGGCAAACTTATCTATCCTGAAGGAATGGCTGCTGCTGAAGTACTTGTGACCAGCAATCAGGGTGGAACAGGCTTTATGACAGTTTTATCAGGCATGTTAGTAGGTGGAATTTACAAGCTTTTATCTGGTGGCTTTGGAATATGGTCAGAAAACCCTTCTTGGGTTATAAAGAGGTTTGAAAGTACGGAAGTAGGTGTAAATGTACTTGCTTCTTTAATGGGTGTTGGCTTTATTGTTGGTTTGGATGTAGCACTTTACATGTTGGCTGGTAGTGTTCTTGCTTGGTTAGGGTTAATACCTCTTATAAAATTCTTTGGGGCAGGACTTACCACCCCAGTATACCCTGCTACGGACCTTATTAAAGATATGTCTGCGGGTGCCATATGGAGTAAATATATTAGGTATATAGGTGCAGGTGGCGTTTTAGCAGGAGGTTTCATAAGTTTAATAAAAGCTCTTCCTACGATAGTAAAAGCTTTTAGAGAATCAATGGTAGGGTTAGGAATGAAAGGCAAAGATGTTAAAAGGACAGATATTGATGTTTCCTTAACGTGGGTAATATTTGGAGCGGCCTTTGTATTTTTTGTAGCATGGTTAGCACCTTCTCTTGGTGTTACTGCATTAGGAAGTTTGTTAGCAATATTGTTTGCCTTCTTCTTTGCAGTTGTATCCGCAAGAATTACAGGACTGGTAGGAGTTTCTAACAATCCTGTGTCTGGTATGACAATAGCTACATTGCTCATTGTAACATCTGCTTTGAAACTTATTGGGGTTGTTGGAAACGAAGGGATGGTAATAGCTATTACCATTGGGGGTATAGTATGTGTTGCTACTGCTATAGCTGGAGCAAATGCACAATCTCTGAAGACTACTTTTATTATAGGTGGAACTCCCAAATATGTTGAGATATTTACCTATGTTGGTATAATAGCCGCCTCAGTATTTGCTGGATTAATTTTAATACTTTTAAATAATGCCTACGGTTTCGGCTCAAAAGATATTCCAGCGCCTCAAGCTACCATCATGTCAATGGTTGTAAAAGGCATTATGACAGGTGACTTGCCTTGGACCTTTATAATAGCAGGTGTTTTTATGGGGATAATGGCGGAGATGATGCACGTTCCTGTACTGCCATTTGCATTAGGACTTTATTTGCCTTTTGAATTAAGTGCCGCTATTGCAGTTGGTGGTATAATAAGATGGATAGTTGATCAACGTTACAGGAAAAACGAAAAATTGCAAAAAGAAAAAGTGGAAAAAGGTATTCTCATTGCCTCAGGACTTGTTGCTGGAGATGCCTTAATGGGACTTATTATTGCTGCTTTTGTGGCTTTAAAGATAAATATAGATTTTGCTTCTAATTGGATTACAAATACCTCATCGTTTGCACCGTGGTTTTCATTAATAATGTTCTTGTTAGTTGGATTGTTCCTATATTTATACACTTGTAAGAATGATAAAGAAGAGGCTTAA
- a CDS encoding PqqD family protein, translating to MKSKGKKSDNFLLYVPHRSDKVEWENRKGKVVFIFHHNKLIEKTVRLFVKRPKTTTLELDEIGSAVWNLIDGERNVYEIGQKLKEKFGDEVEPLYERLIMFIRYLNRRGWIYFSRSGHSK from the coding sequence ATGAAAAGCAAAGGAAAAAAGAGCGACAATTTCTTGCTTTATGTACCTCATCGTAGTGATAAGGTAGAATGGGAAAATAGGAAAGGAAAAGTAGTGTTTATATTTCATCATAACAAATTGATTGAAAAAACAGTGAGGCTTTTTGTTAAAAGGCCAAAGACCACTACTTTAGAGTTAGATGAAATAGGAAGTGCTGTATGGAATTTAATAGATGGTGAGAGGAATGTTTATGAAATAGGGCAAAAACTAAAAGAAAAATTTGGAGATGAAGTTGAGCCTCTTTATGAAAGGTTGATAATGTTTATAAGATATCTTAACAGAAGAGGATGGATATATTTTTCAAGGAGTGGACATTCTAAATAA
- the ald gene encoding alanine dehydrogenase — translation MKIGVPKEIKTAEARVAITPAGVEAFIKNGHEVYIEKSAGMGSGITDEEYAKAGAKILSTAKEVFDVADMIMKVKEPQPSEYDYFKEEQVLFTYLHLAPDKQQTEALLRKKVVGIAYETVQLDNGALPLLTPMSEVAGRMSVTIGAYLLTNINEGRGIVMGGVPGVEPAEVVIIGGGTVGTNAAKVAVGMGARVTILDVNPARLAYLDDIFGGRVTTLMSNSFNIAQSVKKADLLIGAVLIPGAKAPKLVTEEMVKTMKKGAVIVDVAIDQGGCIETCDRTTSHKDPYFIKHGVVHYSVPNIPGAVPRTSTFALTNVTLPYALEIANKGYKKALLENKALLKGLNVYKGMVTYKPVADAQGLEYVDPVEALDKE, via the coding sequence ATGAAAATTGGTGTTCCCAAAGAGATAAAAACTGCAGAAGCTCGTGTGGCTATTACTCCTGCGGGAGTGGAAGCTTTTATAAAAAATGGACATGAAGTATATATTGAAAAAAGTGCAGGAATGGGAAGTGGCATAACTGATGAAGAATATGCAAAGGCTGGCGCTAAAATACTTTCTACTGCAAAAGAAGTATTTGATGTAGCAGATATGATAATGAAAGTAAAAGAACCGCAGCCAAGCGAATATGACTATTTCAAAGAAGAACAGGTTCTTTTTACTTATCTTCATTTAGCTCCTGATAAACAACAAACAGAAGCTCTATTGAGGAAAAAAGTGGTAGGAATTGCTTATGAGACAGTACAACTAGATAATGGAGCTCTTCCTCTTTTGACTCCCATGAGTGAAGTAGCTGGAAGGATGTCGGTGACAATAGGAGCTTATCTTCTCACCAACATAAATGAAGGAAGAGGAATTGTAATGGGGGGAGTCCCAGGAGTGGAGCCAGCAGAAGTGGTAATAATAGGTGGGGGAACAGTAGGTACAAATGCAGCCAAGGTAGCTGTGGGGATGGGAGCAAGAGTTACAATATTGGATGTAAATCCTGCAAGACTTGCATATCTTGATGACATATTTGGAGGACGAGTTACAACTTTGATGTCAAATAGTTTTAATATTGCTCAGAGTGTGAAAAAAGCTGACTTGTTGATAGGAGCAGTTTTGATACCTGGAGCAAAAGCACCAAAGCTTGTGACAGAAGAAATGGTAAAGACGATGAAGAAAGGTGCAGTAATAGTGGATGTTGCAATAGACCAAGGTGGTTGTATAGAGACCTGTGATAGAACGACTTCTCACAAAGACCCGTACTTTATAAAACATGGAGTAGTACATTATTCTGTGCCTAACATTCCAGGAGCTGTTCCGAGAACCTCTACTTTTGCTTTAACTAACGTAACATTGCCTTATGCTTTAGAAATAGCAAATAAAGGATATAAGAAGGCTCTACTTGAGAATAAAGCTTTATTAAAAGGATTAAATGTTTATAAAGGAATGGTAACATACAAACCTGTTGCAGATGCTCAAGGTTTAGAGTATGTCGATCCTGTTGAAGCTTTAGATAAAGAGTAA
- a CDS encoding PEP/pyruvate-binding domain-containing protein, with protein MAGTLLYKDYDPRLNKKNNERIFGEGHIGGKASGLCFAEEVLEKYNDVFKQSVKIPESFFIATDYYQMFLDYNNLSDITEDTPYEEVEMRFREAKFPPEYKKMLTEILNKMYYPLAVRSSSLLEDNVKYSFAGKYYTTFIPNKGTDRERLKQLEKAIKEIYVSVYGPDAVAYRRKHAPDQKELMGVIVQQLIGSQKGMYFYPEVSGVGFSRNYRRWTDRIKIEDGVVRLVFGLGTKCTGRGYARIFSLTNLRLRPEGNNPKEIAKNSQEAFDVLNLITGEVDTYNINETPQFLAYHEKIGDIVQIYSKRENAIFDINMLNSSDASNKYIFTFENFSRRHKGFFNIISKLFKYLEEEMEMAVDIEFTYDLKKGEFYLLQTRPLSSYESFRKVHIPKDIEKKCVLLKGDRMLTNGILKNIRYIVYVDHEVYSQYKDKHEIARIIGRLNKSIGDKYILVGPGRWGSSNPYLGVPVIYNEISNAAMIVELGIKNGDFMPELSYGTHFFADLDVDNILYMPVFDGYENNIFNEEWFKKGAYIDTGVKIFEGRFDAYLDGDKMIGYVIAQEK; from the coding sequence ATGGCTGGGACTTTATTATATAAAGATTATGATCCTCGCTTGAATAAAAAAAATAATGAGAGAATTTTTGGAGAAGGGCATATTGGAGGGAAAGCTTCGGGACTTTGTTTTGCAGAAGAAGTATTAGAAAAATATAACGATGTTTTTAAGCAAAGTGTAAAAATACCTGAAAGCTTTTTTATAGCTACTGATTATTATCAAATGTTTTTAGATTATAATAATTTGAGTGATATAACGGAAGATACTCCTTATGAGGAAGTAGAAATGAGATTTAGAGAAGCTAAATTTCCTCCAGAATATAAAAAAATGCTGACAGAGATTTTAAATAAAATGTATTATCCTTTAGCTGTGAGGTCTTCTTCTTTATTAGAAGATAATGTAAAATATTCTTTCGCTGGCAAGTATTATACCACTTTTATTCCTAACAAAGGTACAGATAGAGAAAGGCTTAAACAATTAGAAAAAGCTATTAAAGAGATTTATGTAAGCGTATATGGCCCAGATGCTGTCGCATATAGGAGAAAACATGCTCCTGATCAAAAAGAATTAATGGGGGTAATTGTGCAACAACTGATAGGTTCACAAAAAGGCATGTACTTTTATCCAGAGGTTTCTGGAGTAGGCTTCTCTCGAAACTACAGACGGTGGACTGACAGAATTAAAATAGAAGATGGAGTTGTGAGATTAGTTTTTGGCTTAGGGACAAAGTGTACAGGTAGAGGATATGCGAGAATTTTTTCTCTAACTAATTTGCGCTTACGACCCGAAGGCAATAATCCTAAAGAAATTGCCAAAAATTCACAAGAAGCTTTTGATGTATTAAATTTAATCACAGGAGAAGTAGATACTTATAACATCAATGAAACACCTCAATTTTTAGCTTATCATGAAAAAATAGGTGATATTGTTCAAATATATTCAAAAAGAGAAAATGCGATTTTTGACATAAATATGCTAAATAGCAGTGATGCCTCTAATAAATATATCTTTACATTTGAAAATTTTTCCAGAAGGCATAAAGGATTTTTTAATATAATTTCTAAACTATTTAAGTATCTCGAAGAAGAGATGGAAATGGCGGTTGATATTGAATTCACTTATGACTTAAAAAAAGGCGAATTTTATCTTCTTCAAACACGACCATTGAGTTCTTACGAAAGTTTCAGAAAAGTCCACATTCCTAAGGATATTGAAAAAAAATGTGTCTTGTTGAAAGGGGATAGGATGCTTACAAATGGCATCTTGAAAAACATAAGATATATAGTATACGTAGACCATGAAGTTTATAGCCAATATAAAGATAAACATGAAATTGCGAGAATAATAGGTAGACTCAATAAAAGTATAGGAGACAAATACATTCTTGTAGGTCCGGGAAGATGGGGGTCCTCCAATCCCTATTTAGGGGTACCTGTTATATACAACGAGATATCTAATGCCGCTATGATTGTAGAACTTGGAATAAAAAATGGCGATTTTATGCCGGAACTTTCTTATGGTACACACTTTTTTGCTGATTTAGATGTAGACAATATTTTGTATATGCCAGTTTTTGATGGATATGAAAATAACATTTTTAACGAAGAATGGTTTAAAAAAGGGGCATATATCGACACAGGAGTAAAAATTTTTGAAGGACGGTTCGACGCCTATTTAGATGGAGATAAAATGATAGGATATGTGATAGCACAAGAAAAATAA